The Fulvivirga ligni genome window below encodes:
- a CDS encoding amidohydrolase has protein sequence MQDLKISIIQSELHWQNTQANLAMFEEKIWQIEGPTDLIILPEMFTTGFSMEASSLAEPMNFTTFRWMRQMAQQTKACVCGSFIAKDGENFFNRLLWMKPSGEFHTYDKRHLFRMANEHEHYSAGKHRLVVDLNGWKICPFICYDLRFPVFSRNLNNKGELAYDLAIYVANWPQARVQAWDILLKARAIENLCYVVGVNRVGKDGNEIPYNGHSAVISPRGEEIYSKADIEDIATLSLSYDELAEFRVKFPTQLDADQFTLN, from the coding sequence ATGCAAGATTTAAAAATTTCCATCATACAGTCAGAGCTACATTGGCAAAATACTCAGGCCAACTTAGCCATGTTCGAAGAAAAAATCTGGCAAATTGAGGGGCCAACCGATTTGATCATTCTTCCTGAAATGTTCACTACGGGTTTTAGCATGGAAGCAAGTAGCCTTGCAGAACCTATGAACTTCACTACCTTCAGATGGATGCGCCAAATGGCCCAGCAAACAAAAGCATGCGTCTGCGGAAGCTTCATAGCTAAAGATGGTGAGAATTTTTTCAATCGACTACTCTGGATGAAGCCTTCAGGAGAATTTCACACCTACGATAAGAGGCATTTATTCCGAATGGCCAATGAACATGAACATTACTCTGCAGGTAAACATCGGTTGGTGGTGGATTTAAATGGTTGGAAAATCTGCCCTTTTATCTGCTATGACCTTCGCTTTCCTGTTTTCAGCAGAAATTTGAATAACAAAGGCGAGCTAGCTTATGACCTGGCTATATATGTGGCTAACTGGCCCCAGGCTAGAGTTCAAGCATGGGATATTTTATTAAAGGCAAGGGCCATCGAAAATCTTTGCTATGTAGTAGGCGTGAATAGAGTAGGTAAAGATGGAAACGAAATTCCTTACAATGGCCATTCCGCTGTTATTTCACCCAGAGGTGAGGAAATCTACAGCAAAGCGGATATTGAAGATATTGCAACCCTTAGTTTGAGCTATGATGAGCTGGCAGAGTTTAGAGTTAAATTTCCCACGCAGTTAGACGCAGATCAGTTTACACTAAATTAA
- a CDS encoding T9SS type A sorting domain-containing protein, which produces MKSTLTLCLFLFTITALHAQFAYEIENAVPVDGLQYPFAGGVNSGQYNNLDLNNDGVLDLVVFDRTGGKILTFINSNGTWAYEPEYAYYFPEGVNSWMILRDFNCDGKQDIFTSDALGMKAYVNITEEGGPLQWRLFNSREPSPSPLLTKGFTANINLQMNSTDLPAIEDVDGDGDLDILVFRPSSNSTIEFHRNLSVENGGGCDSLQLERVSQQWGGLKECSCGTFAFNNDDCGVSGGREAHQGGKSMFLYDRDNDGDLDLVISEETCTTSYYLENVGDKEEASFQSVSADFPTAADPVDDLIFPAVFRADVDMDGLEDFMVSSNAPTSSLGQIDFSQSNWWYKNTGTSYTLMQKDFLTDQMIDVIENASPAFFDEDGDGDLDMIIGQFLSQNGGTHAQLRLYENYGTVVAPAYRLKDEDYLGLSQSDVINIKPKTYDINNDGKLDLIFSATSLLTYSTNLFYAINTSSRGMSFSESAKQFFTMSEPGDYYENYEITDIDGDGQADLLIGKLTGKVEYYPNVGDSDNPSFILEDDSFYGLDFSTSRINPAMEVADLNADGKQDLLLTDQRGTITIYSDFKSHLENPEEGIVEIMQPKDGDELTTYRFGSRLYPVAVNLFNENKPAIALGTGQGGVFIIRNVDTSAGHENVTDLDVFPNPLMGSRRYINVSSRYPGEGTVVNILGKIMSSSFSMAPQTKYSIDVSHLPNGVYIMMVKTGDKIVSKRFVIDH; this is translated from the coding sequence ATGAAGTCTACTTTAACTCTTTGCCTTTTTCTTTTTACCATCACAGCACTTCATGCTCAGTTTGCCTATGAAATAGAAAATGCTGTTCCGGTAGATGGGCTTCAATATCCTTTTGCGGGTGGAGTAAACTCCGGGCAATACAATAATTTAGATCTAAATAATGACGGCGTACTAGATCTGGTGGTATTTGACCGTACCGGTGGTAAGATCCTGACCTTTATAAATTCTAACGGTACTTGGGCTTACGAGCCTGAATATGCCTATTATTTCCCTGAAGGTGTAAATAGTTGGATGATACTTCGTGATTTTAACTGCGATGGTAAGCAAGACATTTTTACCAGCGATGCTCTGGGTATGAAGGCCTATGTAAATATCACTGAAGAAGGTGGTCCTCTTCAATGGCGATTGTTTAATAGTAGAGAGCCGTCACCTTCACCTTTATTAACAAAGGGCTTCACGGCCAATATTAATTTACAGATGAACAGTACCGATTTACCTGCTATTGAAGATGTGGATGGCGATGGTGATCTTGATATATTAGTCTTTAGACCCAGCTCTAATTCTACCATAGAGTTTCATAGAAATCTTAGTGTTGAGAACGGCGGTGGATGTGATTCTTTACAGCTGGAAAGAGTTTCACAGCAATGGGGAGGACTTAAAGAATGTTCTTGCGGCACCTTCGCCTTTAATAATGATGATTGTGGTGTAAGTGGAGGGCGAGAAGCTCATCAGGGCGGTAAAAGCATGTTTCTCTATGATAGAGATAACGACGGAGATCTTGACCTGGTAATTTCGGAAGAAACATGTACCACCAGCTATTACCTCGAAAATGTAGGTGATAAGGAAGAAGCTTCTTTTCAATCAGTTAGTGCAGATTTTCCTACTGCTGCCGACCCCGTTGATGATTTGATATTTCCGGCTGTGTTTAGAGCCGATGTAGATATGGATGGCTTGGAAGATTTTATGGTTTCTTCAAATGCTCCCACCAGTTCATTAGGACAGATTGACTTTTCTCAGAGCAACTGGTGGTATAAAAATACCGGAACCAGCTATACATTAATGCAAAAAGATTTTCTCACTGATCAAATGATAGATGTCATAGAAAATGCCAGTCCCGCTTTCTTTGACGAAGATGGAGATGGTGATTTAGATATGATAATTGGCCAGTTTTTGAGCCAGAACGGAGGTACACATGCTCAGCTCAGATTATATGAAAATTATGGTACCGTGGTAGCACCTGCCTACAGGTTAAAAGATGAGGATTACTTAGGCTTATCTCAGTCTGATGTAATTAACATAAAGCCTAAAACGTATGATATTAATAATGATGGTAAGTTGGATTTAATATTTAGCGCAACTAGTTTATTAACCTATTCGACCAACCTTTTTTATGCCATAAATACTTCTTCCAGAGGCATGTCATTCTCAGAATCAGCCAAGCAGTTTTTCACCATGAGTGAACCAGGTGATTACTATGAAAATTATGAAATTACGGATATAGATGGTGATGGCCAGGCGGATTTGCTCATAGGGAAACTTACTGGAAAAGTGGAGTATTATCCTAATGTGGGTGATAGTGACAATCCTTCATTTATATTAGAAGATGATTCTTTTTATGGTCTGGATTTTAGTACATCCAGAATTAATCCGGCTATGGAAGTGGCAGATTTAAATGCTGATGGCAAGCAAGATTTATTGCTCACTGATCAGCGCGGAACCATAACTATCTATAGCGATTTTAAATCTCATCTGGAAAACCCCGAGGAGGGTATAGTAGAGATTATGCAGCCAAAAGATGGGGATGAATTAACAACTTATCGGTTCGGGAGTAGATTATATCCCGTTGCAGTTAATCTTTTTAATGAAAATAAACCGGCCATTGCCTTAGGCACTGGTCAGGGTGGGGTTTTCATAATAAGAAATGTTGATACGAGCGCGGGCCATGAAAATGTGACCGATCTTGATGTATTTCCTAATCCTTTAATGGGAAGTAGAAGATATATTAATGTAAGTTCTAGATATCCTGGAGAGGGAACGGTGGTAAACATACTCGGAAAAATAATGTCTTCTTCCTTTTCTATGGCGCCTCAAACCAAATATTCAATTGATGTAAGCCATTTACCAAACGGCGTGTATATTATGATGGTGAAAACGGGTGATAAGATAGTGAGTAAAAGATTTGTAATAGACCATTGA
- a CDS encoding UDP-N-acetylmuramoyl-tripeptide--D-alanyl-D-alanine ligase, translating to MNKILPMRDIELIYNAYLKSGHVSTDTRKIQQGDVFFALKGENFNANEFAADALAKGASIAVIDDEAYKKSDAYIVVEDTLETLQKLANHHRKQLTIPVIGLTGSNGKTTTKELINAVLSKKFNTLATAGNFNNHIGVPLTLLNITQDHEIAIIEMGANHVGEIAALCEIANPTHGLITNIGKAHLEGFGGFEGVIRAKSELYHYLIKTNGTVWINSNNEILSNMAKRFESPLFYPAQGDYYHCEFKNASPYVEFTAENGKEISTQLIGKYNFENIAVALCIGKFFDVAEQDANDAVAEYSPTNNRSQIIKKDSNTIILDAYNANPSSMASAIDNLAMMDAKNKVIILGDMKELGPESDLEHEKLGATLSDKGLTNIYLCGELIKPALKHVPSAKHFSNRSELISALESERFTDSTILIKASRSLGLEAIVDHL from the coding sequence ATGAATAAGATTTTACCTATGAGAGACATTGAATTAATTTATAACGCATATCTTAAAAGTGGCCACGTTTCTACTGACACCCGAAAAATACAACAAGGTGACGTATTCTTTGCTCTCAAAGGAGAAAATTTCAATGCTAATGAATTCGCCGCTGATGCTTTGGCCAAAGGAGCATCAATAGCTGTGATAGATGATGAAGCTTACAAAAAAAGTGACGCCTATATTGTGGTGGAAGATACTTTGGAAACCCTTCAAAAACTGGCCAACCATCATAGAAAGCAGTTGACCATCCCTGTAATCGGACTTACAGGTTCTAATGGAAAAACTACCACCAAAGAACTTATAAATGCAGTATTGAGCAAGAAATTTAACACACTTGCTACAGCAGGAAACTTCAATAATCATATTGGTGTGCCTCTTACATTGCTCAATATTACTCAAGACCATGAAATAGCGATCATTGAAATGGGAGCCAACCATGTAGGAGAAATAGCAGCCTTATGTGAGATTGCTAACCCCACTCACGGACTGATCACAAATATTGGAAAGGCTCATTTAGAAGGTTTTGGAGGATTCGAGGGCGTAATTAGGGCAAAAAGTGAGTTGTATCACTACCTGATTAAAACCAACGGTACAGTTTGGATCAACTCTAATAATGAGATTCTTAGTAATATGGCTAAGAGATTTGAAAGCCCTTTATTCTACCCTGCTCAGGGAGACTACTATCATTGCGAGTTTAAAAATGCATCTCCGTATGTAGAGTTCACCGCCGAGAATGGTAAAGAGATTAGCACTCAACTAATCGGGAAATATAATTTTGAAAACATTGCTGTGGCATTATGTATAGGAAAGTTTTTCGATGTAGCTGAGCAAGATGCTAATGATGCCGTGGCTGAATACTCTCCAACTAATAACAGATCTCAGATCATAAAGAAAGATTCTAACACCATCATTTTGGATGCGTACAACGCTAACCCAAGTTCTATGGCATCTGCCATTGACAATTTGGCCATGATGGATGCTAAGAATAAGGTGATCATATTGGGAGATATGAAAGAATTAGGTCCGGAGAGCGATTTAGAACATGAAAAATTAGGAGCTACCTTATCTGACAAAGGCCTTACTAATATTTATTTATGCGGCGAACTTATCAAACCTGCCTTAAAGCATGTTCCATCTGCAAAACATTTCTCCAATAGAAGTGAATTAATATCGGCTCTGGAAAGTGAGCGCTTTACTGATAGCACCATCTTAATCAAGGCCTCAAGAAGTTTAGGGCTTGAGGCCATTGTAGATCATTTATAG
- a CDS encoding YicC/YloC family endoribonuclease, with translation MLISMTGYGASALSDDNLSINVEVKTLNSKYLDLNFRLPKSFSEKEIELRNLVSEKLQRGKVVLNIDYVNEKDVELKQRYNEELFKKYYMNLRKLADRVVAPDTELFKIALSAPDVIINDQSESLSEEEWAQLKSIIVEAIDKCHEFRSREGAELQAKFESYVKSIADNLEEVAKLDPERVERIRTRIKGNLQKFVDEENLDKNRLEQELVYYIEKLDITEEKVRLKSHLDHFMEVLSANVSLGKKLGFISQEMGREINTIGSKANDAQIQKHVVTMKEELEKIKEQILNVL, from the coding sequence ATGCTCATATCCATGACAGGTTATGGTGCGTCTGCTCTTTCAGACGATAACCTTAGTATTAATGTTGAAGTAAAAACGCTTAATTCAAAATATTTAGATTTAAACTTCAGGCTTCCCAAATCCTTTTCTGAAAAAGAGATTGAACTTAGAAATCTTGTTTCAGAGAAATTGCAGCGCGGGAAAGTAGTGCTCAACATTGACTATGTTAATGAGAAAGATGTAGAGCTCAAACAGAGATATAATGAGGAGCTTTTTAAAAAATACTACATGAACCTTAGAAAGCTGGCTGACAGGGTGGTAGCTCCAGATACAGAGTTGTTTAAGATAGCTTTAAGTGCTCCTGATGTAATCATTAATGATCAATCAGAAAGCCTTAGCGAAGAAGAATGGGCACAACTTAAATCTATAATTGTAGAGGCCATTGATAAGTGCCATGAGTTTAGAAGCAGAGAAGGTGCAGAGCTTCAGGCTAAGTTTGAAAGCTACGTTAAAAGCATAGCAGATAATCTTGAAGAAGTGGCTAAGCTTGATCCCGAGCGTGTAGAAAGAATAAGAACGCGTATTAAAGGCAACTTGCAAAAGTTTGTAGACGAGGAAAATCTTGATAAAAACAGACTGGAACAGGAGCTCGTTTATTACATCGAAAAATTAGATATCACTGAAGAAAAGGTAAGGCTTAAAAGCCACCTGGATCACTTCATGGAGGTTTTATCCGCGAATGTTTCATTGGGTAAAAAGCTTGGTTTCATCTCACAGGAAATGGGCCGAGAAATAAATACCATTGGCTCAAAAGCAAATGATGCTCAAATTCAAAAGCACGTAGTGACTATGAAGGAGGAGCTTGAAAAGATTAAAGAACAGATTTTGAATGTTCTATAA
- a CDS encoding translocation protein TolB — translation MRLYKKFIPILCFLLTVGPAVLAQNASEKFGRNRQQYEQFNWKYLSSDNFDVYFYQGGDNIAKEVTEYLEEEFERITDLIGYPPYSKTKIFLYNSVSDLQQSNVGVDNMTISPGGQTNFIKSSIEVANPGSVEELKGELLYKVSSLIVNEMMFGGSLKDMFQSSVLLNLPEWFIEGAALYVAKGWTIEMDDYVRELVKTKKPEKLNRLTGRKAALAGQSVWNFIAQKYGRSNVSSVLNYTRIIRNEERSIGITLGKSFDRLLVEWKEFYSDIDQQVAQSYQDLSDENKIIDTKNKKGIVYRHAKLSPDGSKLAYTKNYKGSFEVFIKDLNTGKENRVLDGGYKVIDQAVNYEMPLIDWADDATLGIVYAKRGQYYFVLYDLNTKSRLPRPLRNFDNIRNISFSDNGRLWVASATVGGLNDLYLMSTRRDRTKRLMHDVFDDIDPRFIAGTNTIVFSSNRTTDSLDIKDKDFSRVTDNYNLFYYNLDTTKEVVHRVTNTISSDYKPIPKGTDRIFYLSDQKGIVNIFSYTPSSGIYTQITNYASSVKSFDINFETGALVLTMLDNDHDYIYHFPDFNYDQQIFTPLTVRQQIEQVKAFRTRKTNEKKSALTVKEIVEQRLAESKAEPKVVLDSLDSGLIDTDNYVFESDKAGQNQKEEKDLVNTNDYTFDNDVVKEEDTGESFLTQYRKLRADNKIEGPFPYESRFSADNVVTSMVVDPLRGIGLNLETGMMDMLENHKFNGGIYSTFDFKSGDIFAQYQFLKYYIDYKIRYDRKVYTFDDLIHKYVQNKFQLGAAIPFSTKARLSINPFYSQVRSLDLDNVTGPNVPSPNLAPKNDDYLGADIELVYDNSIINGMNIIEGTRAKVKLEHYEGLSDKDLSFSNLTADLRHYQKIYKEIVLATRVFYGKSFGSRPKQFLLGGVDNWLFFRENTSGDNNPLDFSSEGYKTDVIFAKYATNLRGFPYAALVGENTLLFNGELRIPLIRALSNGPISSNFFRNLQFIGFFDAGSAWTGVSPFHEDNSVSTETIQQASFTISLKNYRNPWLYSYGVGLRTILLGYYMKFDVGWPVEDYNVGSPKLMVTLGYDF, via the coding sequence ATGAGATTATATAAAAAGTTTATCCCTATACTTTGTTTCCTGCTAACGGTAGGACCAGCTGTGTTAGCTCAGAATGCATCAGAAAAGTTTGGCAGAAACAGGCAGCAGTATGAGCAATTTAATTGGAAGTATTTAAGCTCAGATAATTTTGACGTTTATTTCTATCAGGGCGGTGATAATATTGCTAAAGAAGTTACCGAATACCTTGAAGAAGAGTTTGAAAGGATTACGGATCTCATAGGTTACCCACCCTATTCTAAAACTAAAATTTTCTTATACAATTCCGTATCTGACTTACAACAAAGCAATGTTGGAGTAGATAACATGACCATTAGCCCTGGCGGCCAGACCAACTTTATAAAATCTAGTATAGAAGTGGCCAATCCTGGTAGCGTTGAAGAATTAAAAGGGGAACTATTATATAAAGTAAGTTCTCTCATTGTAAATGAAATGATGTTCGGCGGAAGCCTGAAAGATATGTTTCAAAGTTCCGTGCTACTCAACTTGCCTGAATGGTTCATTGAGGGGGCTGCATTATATGTGGCAAAAGGATGGACTATTGAAATGGATGATTATGTGAGGGAACTGGTGAAAACGAAAAAGCCAGAAAAACTTAATAGACTTACTGGAAGAAAAGCAGCTCTGGCCGGCCAATCAGTTTGGAATTTTATAGCTCAAAAATATGGAAGAAGTAATGTTTCCAGTGTTCTAAACTATACCAGAATCATCAGAAATGAGGAAAGAAGTATTGGGATCACGCTAGGGAAATCTTTTGATCGATTATTAGTAGAATGGAAAGAGTTCTATTCAGATATTGATCAGCAAGTAGCACAGAGTTATCAAGACTTATCTGATGAAAATAAAATCATTGACACTAAGAATAAAAAGGGCATTGTATATCGTCATGCTAAATTGAGTCCTGATGGTTCAAAACTCGCATACACTAAAAATTACAAAGGCAGTTTTGAAGTATTCATCAAAGACCTTAATACAGGAAAGGAAAACAGAGTTTTAGATGGTGGGTACAAGGTTATAGATCAGGCGGTAAATTATGAGATGCCTTTGATTGATTGGGCTGATGATGCCACACTTGGTATAGTGTATGCAAAAAGAGGGCAGTACTATTTCGTGCTTTATGATCTAAATACTAAGAGTAGACTACCCAGACCTTTGAGGAACTTCGATAATATCAGGAATATAAGTTTCTCTGATAATGGAAGGCTTTGGGTGGCCAGCGCAACAGTAGGAGGCTTGAATGATCTCTATCTGATGAGTACCAGAAGAGACAGAACAAAAAGGCTGATGCATGACGTCTTCGATGATATTGACCCGCGATTCATAGCCGGAACTAATACCATAGTATTCAGCTCCAACCGTACTACGGACTCCCTAGATATCAAAGACAAAGATTTTTCAAGAGTAACGGATAACTATAATCTTTTCTACTATAATCTGGATACTACCAAAGAGGTAGTTCACAGAGTAACTAACACTATAAGTTCTGACTATAAGCCAATACCTAAAGGCACTGATCGCATCTTTTATTTGAGTGATCAAAAAGGTATAGTTAACATTTTTAGTTACACGCCAAGTTCAGGTATCTACACGCAGATTACCAACTATGCCAGTAGTGTGAAAAGCTTCGATATTAATTTTGAAACCGGGGCCTTGGTGCTGACCATGCTGGATAATGATCATGATTATATTTACCATTTCCCGGATTTCAATTATGATCAACAGATATTTACACCGCTCACTGTAAGGCAGCAAATAGAACAGGTAAAAGCCTTCAGAACCAGGAAGACCAATGAGAAAAAGAGCGCACTTACAGTAAAAGAAATTGTAGAACAAAGGCTGGCAGAATCTAAAGCAGAACCAAAAGTGGTTTTAGATTCTTTAGACTCTGGACTTATTGATACAGATAATTATGTGTTTGAAAGTGATAAAGCAGGCCAGAATCAGAAAGAAGAAAAAGATTTGGTGAATACCAATGACTATACTTTTGATAATGATGTGGTAAAAGAGGAAGATACTGGTGAGTCATTCTTAACACAATATCGTAAGCTACGTGCAGATAATAAAATAGAGGGCCCTTTCCCTTATGAATCACGTTTTAGTGCTGACAATGTAGTTACTTCTATGGTGGTAGATCCGCTAAGAGGCATCGGCTTAAATCTTGAAACCGGCATGATGGATATGCTTGAGAACCATAAGTTTAATGGGGGTATTTATTCGACCTTTGATTTTAAAAGTGGTGATATTTTCGCTCAGTATCAGTTCTTAAAGTACTATATAGATTATAAAATTCGCTATGATAGAAAGGTTTATACCTTTGATGATCTAATCCATAAATATGTTCAGAATAAATTCCAGCTTGGTGCGGCTATTCCATTCAGCACGAAGGCCAGGCTGAGTATTAATCCTTTCTACAGTCAGGTAAGGTCTCTTGATCTTGACAACGTAACTGGGCCGAACGTGCCAAGTCCTAATTTAGCTCCTAAGAACGATGATTATCTGGGTGCCGATATAGAATTGGTTTATGATAACTCTATCATAAATGGCATGAATATCATTGAAGGAACGCGGGCGAAAGTGAAACTAGAACATTATGAAGGACTCAGCGACAAGGATTTATCTTTTAGTAACCTTACTGCCGACCTAAGACATTATCAAAAAATTTATAAAGAGATAGTACTGGCCACCAGAGTGTTTTATGGTAAATCATTTGGTAGCAGACCTAAGCAATTTTTGCTTGGCGGTGTAGACAACTGGCTTTTCTTTAGAGAGAATACCAGCGGAGATAATAATCCATTAGATTTTAGCTCTGAAGGTTATAAAACAGATGTGATTTTCGCTAAGTATGCCACTAACCTTAGAGGGTTTCCATATGCTGCTTTAGTTGGCGAAAACACGCTTTTATTTAATGGTGAGCTTCGTATCCCATTGATCAGAGCATTAAGCAATGGACCTATATCATCTAATTTCTTTAGAAATTTACAGTTTATAGGCTTCTTTGATGCGGGCTCTGCCTGGACTGGTGTATCGCCATTTCATGAAGATAATAGCGTGAGTACGGAAACCATTCAACAAGCTTCTTTCACCATATCTTTAAAGAACTATAGAAATCCATGGTTATATAGTTATGGTGTTGGCCTTAGAACCATATTGCTAGGTTATTACATGAAGTTTGATGTAGGTTGGCCAGTAGAAGATTACAATGTGGGATCACCCAAGCTGATGGTAACGTTAGGATACGATTTTTAA
- a CDS encoding NAD(P)/FAD-dependent oxidoreductase — protein MAKIYDYVLVGQGLAGSALAYHLIERGKSVMVIDNNAKITSSKIAAGLFNPITGRKMVKTWKADVLFPYLKEYYTSLEEKLDAQFLYHMSIYRPFISLEEQNEWMGKSASDEYSHFIVKVHQKQLYDFSKDIYGGVELGFSGYLDIPNYLNAVKNLLISTDSFWEHDFEPAKVKLEPDHVTYEDIMVKKLIFCDGLKSTQNPYFSWLPFRPVKGEIIQMSSNLELNHILNRGVFVIKKGESFYEVGSNYNNKQLDLEPTTEAREEILGKLTDLADFEYDIIHQKAGIRPATLDRRPFIGTHPEFETIGIFNGLGTKGVSLSPYFAKHYVDYLEGEQELIPEVNISRYFSLY, from the coding sequence ATGGCTAAAATATATGACTACGTGCTGGTAGGGCAAGGATTGGCAGGCTCCGCGCTAGCTTATCACTTGATAGAAAGAGGTAAGAGTGTAATGGTTATTGATAATAATGCCAAGATTACCTCGTCTAAAATAGCTGCCGGACTGTTTAACCCTATTACCGGCAGAAAAATGGTTAAGACGTGGAAGGCGGATGTTCTGTTTCCGTACTTGAAGGAATATTATACCTCATTGGAGGAGAAATTAGATGCTCAATTTTTGTATCATATGTCCATTTACAGGCCCTTTATATCACTAGAAGAGCAAAATGAATGGATGGGTAAAAGTGCTTCGGATGAGTATAGCCATTTTATAGTTAAAGTACACCAGAAGCAACTTTATGATTTCAGTAAGGACATCTATGGAGGGGTAGAACTGGGATTTTCCGGCTATTTAGATATTCCTAACTATTTAAATGCAGTTAAAAACCTACTGATAAGCACAGATTCTTTTTGGGAGCATGATTTTGAACCTGCAAAGGTGAAGTTAGAACCTGATCATGTTACTTACGAGGATATAATGGTTAAAAAGCTGATCTTTTGTGATGGTCTTAAGTCTACACAGAATCCTTATTTCTCATGGCTTCCATTCCGCCCTGTGAAAGGAGAAATTATTCAAATGTCTTCCAATTTGGAGTTAAATCACATCCTTAATCGCGGCGTTTTCGTAATTAAAAAAGGTGAAAGTTTCTATGAGGTAGGTTCTAATTATAATAACAAGCAACTTGACCTTGAGCCCACTACTGAGGCCAGGGAGGAAATACTTGGAAAGTTGACCGATCTAGCTGATTTTGAGTATGATATAATACATCAAAAGGCAGGAATACGGCCGGCCACATTAGACAGAAGACCGTTTATAGGAACACATCCGGAATTTGAAACTATTGGTATATTTAATGGGTTAGGTACTAAAGGAGTATCCCTATCTCCATATTTTGCGAAACATTACGTTGATTATTTAGAGGGGGAACAAGAACTTATTCCTGAGGTAAATATTAGTCGCTATTTTTCGTTATATTAG
- a CDS encoding MBL fold metallo-hydrolase, with protein MIQIKAFVFNPFMENTYVVYDDETKECAIVDPGCYEDYERKELSDFITENNLKVSKLLNTHCHIDHVLGNKYVKDTYHVDLYIHKQDDPTLRAVVTYAPPYGFNHYESTEADQYLEEGDSVNIGNYKFDVLFVPGHAPGHIAFINHDQHICLSGDVLFQGSIGRTDLPGGDFETLIQSIHQKLFTLDDNFTVYPGHGPTTSIEIEKKSNPFCAVK; from the coding sequence ATGATACAGATAAAGGCTTTCGTGTTTAATCCATTTATGGAAAACACCTACGTGGTTTATGATGATGAAACTAAGGAGTGTGCAATTGTGGACCCCGGATGTTATGAAGACTACGAAAGAAAGGAATTATCAGATTTCATCACAGAAAACAATCTTAAGGTATCAAAGCTACTCAATACACACTGCCATATTGATCATGTTTTGGGCAACAAATATGTGAAGGATACTTACCATGTGGATCTTTACATTCACAAGCAGGATGATCCTACTTTAAGAGCGGTAGTGACATATGCTCCTCCCTACGGTTTCAATCATTATGAAAGCACAGAAGCAGATCAGTATTTAGAAGAAGGTGATTCGGTGAACATAGGTAACTATAAATTTGATGTACTCTTTGTTCCGGGTCATGCGCCAGGCCATATAGCATTCATTAATCACGACCAACATATTTGTCTAAGTGGTGACGTTCTTTTTCAAGGCAGTATTGGCAGAACCGACCTTCCTGGTGGAGATTTTGAAACTTTAATTCAGAGTATTCATCAGAAGCTATTTACTCTTGATGATAATTTTACCGTGTATCCAGGTCATGGGCCAACTACTTCAATTGAAATAGAGAAAAAAAGCAATCCATTTTGTGCCGTTAAATAA